Proteins from a genomic interval of Nerophis lumbriciformis linkage group LG01, RoL_Nlum_v2.1, whole genome shotgun sequence:
- the LOC133617375 gene encoding cyclic nucleotide-gated channel alpha-3-like, protein MDIQNPHTFSETGLLYRLAHIMHSGHNRQRPPEFNRRHCRTKNMNNSLWPLAEQNMNNCNNNDGKQNDKKEEPTKDKKDEKKEDPKKDDKEKKDEKKEDPKKDDKEKKDDKKDDKKDDKKDDKKDDKKEEQKEVWIMDPATDTYYYWLGTISIPVFYNLMFLVARSCFNELQNTNIVLWMVLDYASDVLYCADTFVRARTGFLEQGLLVRDPKVLKEKYMKTRQFQLDIVSMIPTDVVFFQIGVNNPEWRFNRLFRLARLFEFFDRTETRTNFPNIFRIGNLVLYIIIIIHWNACLYFAISKVLGFGSDTWVYPGTKNAEFQRLTMQYIYCFYWSTLTLTTIGETPPPVRDIEYFFVVADFLTGVLIFATIVGNVGAMISNMNAARVEFQAKIDSIKQYMQFRKVTKDLEIRVVKWFDYLWTEKKTCDEKQVLKNLPDKLKAEIAINVHLETLSKVRIFQDCEAGLLVELVLKLQPQVFSPGDYICKKGDIGREMYIIKEGKLAVVADDGVTQFVVLSDGAYFGEISILGIKGSKAGNRRTANIRSVGYSDLFALSKDDLMEALTEYPDAKNALEEKGRAILMKDNLIDESLVTARDAKDLEEKVNGVEASLDVMTLKFKKLTGHYESSQRKIKQRLTNLTNQVTILSR, encoded by the exons ATGGACATTCAGAATCCGCACACCTTTTCGGAAACAGGACTGCTATACAG ATTGGCTCACATAATGCACTCTGGTCATAACCGGCAAAGACCTCCAGAGTTCAACCGGCGTCACTGTAGAACAAAGAACATGAA CAACTCTCTGTGGCCTTTGGCTGAACAAAACATGAACAACTGCAACAACAACGACGG CAAACAAAACGACAAGAAAGAAGAACCCACAAAAGACAAGAAAGACGAGAAGAAGGAAGATCCAAAGAAAGATGACAAGGAAAAGAAAGACGAGAAGAAGGAAGATCCAAAGAAAGATGACAAGGAAAAGAAAGACGATAAAAAAGATGACAAGAAAGACGATAAAAAAGATGACAAGAAGGATGATAAAAAGGAAGAACA AAAAGAGGTGTGGATCATGGACCCTGCCACGGATACATACTATTACTGGTTAGGCACTATCTCCATCCCGGTCTTCTATAATCTGATGTTCCTGGTGGCCAG GTCCTGCTTCAACGAGCTGCAGAACACTAACATAGTGTTGTGGATGGTGTTAGACTACGCCTCAGATGTCCTCTACTGTGCAGACACTTTTGTGCGAGCAAGAACAG GTTTCTTGGAGCAAGGGCTGCTTGTTCGGGATCCAAAGGTACTGAAGGAAAAGTACATGAAAACACGCCAGTTCCAACTGGACATTGTATCCATGATTCCCACTGATGTTGTCTTTTTCCAAATTGGAGTCAACAATCCAGAATGGAGGTTCAATCGCCTCTTTAGGTTGGCTCggctttttgaattttttgacagAACTGAGACTCGCACCAACTTCCCAAATATTTTTCGAATTGGTAATCTTGTACTTTACATCATCATAATTATCCACTGGAATGCTTGCCTCTATTTTGCAATCTCCAAGGTTCTGGGATTTGGATCGGACACATGGGTTTATCCTGGAACAAAAAATGCTGAGTTCCAACGTCTCACCATGCAGTACATATACTGCTTCTATTGGTCCACATTGACCCTGACCACCATTGGGGAGACACCACCTCCAGTTCGTGACATCGAGTACTTCTTTGTTGTGGCCGACTTTCTCACTGGGGTTTTGATATTTGCTACAATTGTAGGCAATGTTGGTGCCATGATATCTAACATGAACGCCGCTCGTGTGGAGTTCCAGGCCAAGATAGATTCTATCAAGCAATACATGCAGTTTCGGAAGGTCACCAAAGACCTGGAAATCAGAGTGGTCAAGTGGTTCGATTACTTGTGGACGGAGAAGAAAACTTGCGATGAAAagcaggtgcttaaaaaccttccaGATAAGCTCAAGGCCGAGATCGCCATCAACGTTCATCTGGAAACACTGAGTAAAGTACGCATTTTTCAAGACTGTGAGGCAGGTTTGCTTGTTGAGTTAGTCCTCAAATTGCAACCCCAAGTTTTTAGTCCGGGTGACTACATTTGTAAAAAGGGGGACATTGGAAGGGAAATGTACATTATTAAGGAAGGTAAGCTAGCGGTTGTGGCGGATGATGGGGTGACCCAGTTCGTGGTCCTTAGTGATGGCGCTTACTTTGGAGAGATCAGCATTTTGGGCATCAAGGGGAGTAAGGCTGGAAATCGAAGAACAGCCAACATTCGAAGTGTGGGCTACTCAGACCTATTTGCCTTATCTAAAGACGACCTGATGGAGGCGCTCACCGAGTACCCTGACGCTAAGAACGCTCTGGAAGAAAAAGGTCGGGCCATTCTGATGAAGGACAACCTCATAGATGAGTCACTTGTCACAGCGAGAGACGCCAAAGATTTAGAAGAAAAAGTGAACGGAGTTGAGGCTAGCTTGGATGTCATGACGCTCAAATTTAAAAAGCTGACAGGACATTACGAATCGTCTCAGCGCAAAATCAAACAACGACTTACTAATTTGACAAATCAAGTCACAATCCTCAGTCGCTGA